From Hypanus sabinus isolate sHypSab1 chromosome 9, sHypSab1.hap1, whole genome shotgun sequence:
GTGTGAGTGACTTAGAGTCAAGAAAATAGCTGGTGTACATACAGCATACAGTACAGGAACTGGCCATAATTCTTGTGCCAAGATGCCGAATTAGATCCCTTCCACCTACATGCGCTCTTTAACCCTCGTATTCACAGACCTGTTTAAAAGCACCTCGAACACAACTTTCGTAACTGTTTCTTAAGCCAACGCGGTTGAGGTTGGTGTTGGTGCCCGCTCTCCGTGTGTCTACCCTCTGTAATGGGTATTATTCCCAATCCACAGATGCGGTTGGTGTTGGTGCCCACTCTCCACTGTGTCTACTCTCTGTAATGGGTATTATTCCCAATCCACAGATGCGGTTGGTGTTGGTGCCCACTCTCCACTGTGTCTACTCTCTGTAATGGGTATTATTCCCAATCCACAGACGCGTTTGAGGTTGGTGTTGGTGCCCGCTCTCCGCGGTCTCCACCCTCTGTAATGGGTATTATTCCCAATCCACAGACGAGGTTGGTGTTGGTGCCCGCTCTCCGCGGTCTCCACCCTCTGTAATGGGTATTATTCCCAATCCACAGACGAGGTTGGTGTTGGTGCCCACTCTCTGCGGTCTCCACCCTCTGTAATGGGTATTATTCCCAATCCACAGACGAGGTTGGTGTTGGTGCCCACTCTCTGCTGTCTCCACCCTCTGTGTAACGGATGTTATCTCCACTCTGGCCCACAGATGAGGTTGTTACTGGTCACGGCGTGCTGTCTGCTCCTTGCTGCCGCCAGGGCCGAGGATGGCGCAAGGCTTCTGGCCTCCAAGTCCCTGTTGAACAATTATGCCGTGGAAGGGAGAGACCTGACTCTGCAGTACAGCATCTACAATGTCGGCTCCAGGTAGGACACCGAGTCTATCTCTCCACCCTGCCAGGAGTTGCTGCCGTCAACGGGCTCTTGTCGGGCAGCAAACAGCCCCGGGCTGACTCTGCGAGCTGGACGTGAGCGCGGCTGGCTGAAACCTCGGTCAAAGCTTGTATGGGCTTCGTGGAATATCCGAAGGGTGACGGGTTGGTATTCTACGGTACTGGGAGGGGATGTTTGCACCTTTGAGGCAGACGGTACAGAGGGAAGTTGCTGAGTTGGTGCCAAGCTTTACAGCTACTTTCTCATGAGATGGAAAACCATCTGTCCTCTCGTGTGCTGTGAAAATCCTGTTGCAGAATTCCAGAAATGAGCAGGGAATGTCTCCCACATAGTAATATTTAATGTTTCTCACTTCCTGGTGAAAGGTGGCCAACCCGACAAAGCAGTAGTTAGGTGGATTTTTGAATAGCAGGTAGAGGGAGCGGAGCCCAGGGCCAGATCACCATGGtactattgaatggcagagcgggCACAACGGCatgaatggccgactcctgctccaacTGACTGTGTGGTGTGCTGGCCAGATGCAGCATCAGGGTAAGAAGCAAGCGTTTCTGGTAGGGGAGACTGTCATCCCTACCCTCTCGGTGTGAAATCCTGCACTATGTCTGTCCCTGACAGTGCTGCACTGGACGTGGAGCTCAGCGATGACTCATTCCCACCCGAGGACTTCGGAATAGTATCTGGAATGTTGACAGTGAAATGGGACCGAATCGCTCCGTATCCTTTGCACAGCTACCccagtcgtgtgtgtgtgtgtgtttgtgtgtgtgtgtgacagagagagggagagagaaagagagagactgtcCTAATGTGGAGTGCATTTGAAAGAGATTGTCTGTGATGTCTGTGTTAGAGGGAGACTTGCCTAGTCTGGGGGatggtggttgtgtgtgtgtgagagaaactgTGACTACTGCTGTGTGTCTATGTTAGAAGAGAGACtctcgtgtgtgtctgtgtgtgtgtgtatggttcGTGAATCTGTATCGGAGAGAGGGTTGGAGAGGTTTCAATGTGGCACCGATGGCGATTTATTGCCACACTTGGGGAAGTAGTTCGGACGGAGGTTCTCAAATTCGTTCAGACACTCCTTCCACACTCACTGGGGTCATGGGCCAGAGATTCCACTGGAACGTGAGAAAGATGTTGAATCTGTCACCTGGGTGGCGTTTGGCATGTGCTTACGAAGTCTCGGCGATTTGTGCATCCATCCTGACAGGGTTTCAATACAAAACGTAGATAGTTCCTctactccctccctcctttcccccTACAGCTGCAATGTGGTCCACTCCGTTCTCCagcatctgctatctccttgggACAGAATGCCTGGCTTCGTGTGTCCTGCCCAGTTTAGCTGAGTCGTCACAGGTCCCAGACAGTGGGGTTTTGGAACTAACTGTAAGAGATGCGAGCATCATtcggccatcaagtctgcttcaccatttgatcatggctgatttattttccctctcaaccccattctcttgccttctccctgactactcaagaacctatcaaactacGCTTTAATTTTGCTCAATAACTAGACCTCACAGCTGTACCatttcaatgaattccacagattcagcaccttctggctaaagaaattcttccacaactctgttctaaatggacttccctctactctgaggctgtgccttctggtcctagactcctccacaataggaaacatcctctccacagtcactctatctaggcctttcaacattcaataggtttcaatgagatttccgcccccccaccaccccttattcttctaaattccgaccactgcaggcccacagccatcaaatgctcctcatatgataaccttttccttcctggaatcattttcacaaacctcctctggacatttCTTAGAGCCtcagcattccatccttgctgttatattccagtcctcttgaaattaatgttaacatcGTGTTTGtctccctcaccaccgactcaacctgcaaattaatctagGGAATGCTGTgtgaggactcacaagtccctttgcacctcagatttttgtattttctctccatttagaaaatagcttattggtttattccttctatcaaagttcaTGACCTGGTACAGGTGCGGTTATCTGGGAGGCAGGAAGAATTCCCACAATTCGTTCCTCTAACTATGTACTAAGAGATGAAGTTACCTACTTCGCTCAAGCTGGATTAGCAAGCCTCCCCATtcaaacaatggccactccacttgtccctgccttatttttatttgcccttgctaagGAATTGCTAATTTATTAATCCGCCAGAAAAGGTTACTTTTTAAATtactcaccaccccccccccccccaatctgcgTGGAGCTTCCTCTATCAACATGATAAGGCAGCTGGAAAAATCCAAAAGCCTGCAAACACTCCCTTTTAGATTGCTCGCCCCCTATCTCAGTTTTGGCCCAGGAGAGGACATCCAATTTGATTGCCAGTACTCCGCTGGCATTGCACAGTTTTGCTGTGCACAGCCTGCCTTGGGATCCCACCGGAAGGAACCTCTTTGACCAAAGTGTTTAGGATGCACTGAGCTGGTGTTTGGCGCCGTGTACGTACAGTTCCTTTAAGCCGGCAGCAGGGGAGGAAATTGTAGCCATATTCTTGCAGTGTCCATTGACAGACCCTTGCTGAGTCTGCTTTGTGTCAGGCTCCTTGACTCACCTCCCGCAGAGCCAGTAATGTCACGCACACGGTGGTGCTGCGGCCCCTGAAGGCTGGCTACTTCAACTTCACCTCGGCAACTGTTTCCTACCTGGCCCAGGAAGGTGGCCCGGTGCTGGTAAGTGCACGCCCTCTGCCGTCCGCGTGGGGGTACACGTCGTGGCGAAGGTGCAGGAGTGGCAGCCAGGCTTTGAGTAACAGAGggcgagaggtgacctgataaaggggtacaagatgatgagaggcatagggtAGGCAGCCAGAGACAGGGTGGCAATGGCACTGAGGCTACGTGGATAAGGAGGTTAAGAAGGGTATaccatgcttgccttcattggttggGGTCGAGTATAAAAGTAAGGAAGTCATGGAAGTCAAATATCAAACTTTAGTCAGAACATAGTCACAACTTTAGTCTGCTGTcatcccattacaggaaggatgaggaagctatggagaaggtgcagaaagaGGTTCTGCGGGATGCTGTGTGGTTTAGAGGCAgtagttatttatttacttactgcgATGCAGTGCAGACCAGGCCCCTTCTGCCCCAACAAGCCATGCtgtccagcaacccccgatttaatgccagcctaatcacaggacaatttacaatgaccaagtaacctacccactagtacgtctttggactgtgggaggaaaccggagcacccagaggaaacccacagggagaacgtagaaaccccttacagacagcggcaggaatccaGAAGGAAAGTTCGGATTGACTTCTGTTTTCCCAGAGCACCAGCGGCTAAGGGCAgatctgacttttttttaaattatgggaTGCATTGATTAAGGTTAGACAGTCAGAATACCCTCAGGGTAGCAATGTCAAACAGCCGTGGACATGATTTCTACAGGTTGGGGAAGTTTTTTTCTCTTTGCTCAGACAGTGTCTGGAATCGGTGACCTGGGGATTGGTGGTTGAGGCAGTTTGGTGGAGTTAGAGACTTTCAGACATGCTGTTATGAAGGGAATGGAAGTTTATGGGGGACAATGAATCAAGACTGGCACACAATGAATATTCTATGTTTACCCTCCATGTGAAAGGCTAGGCTGTTGTTCATGGGGTCGTCAGAACTTGGTCAAGAAGTGTTATTTAAAACAAGTAGTTTTGCAGTTAGAGGCCACAATTGACTTATTTGTACAGACTGTGGGTTCCTCCAGATTAACCCGGTCCCACATCAGTGGTTTCGTACCTCTGTTCATGTGACATGGGTGTAGGTAGTTCTAAAGTGGGGACGATGTGTCCAGTCAGGCTGTTGTCCAGACTATGTCCCCTCTCTCTAGTATCTCAGCCTGACACAGAATGGGGCGGAGGCTAGTGTGGGGTGTCTCCTATCAGCCTGCAATAAcctccttctgtcctcttcttcaGATGGGTTACACCAGTGCTCCAGGACAAGGTGGCATCCTAGCACAGCGAGAGTTTGACCGGCGCTTCTCTCCTCATTTTGTGAGTTTCCAGGCCTCGGGTGACGGTTGTGGGAATGTAGGAATCCCAGCTCGGTGCAGTGGGCGAGGGGTGCCATCGCCACTCTGGCTGTGATTACTGAGCCTACTGGGCTTTCCTCTGCCACTGGTGCAGAGCTCAGGATAACCCACATAACACCTAAGCTGCTCGAGCAGCGCTGTCTCTGACCCCAACTAGCACTGTATCTCGTGAGCAGCCCGAGGAATTCCACTTCGTCGCTGCCCTCAACCACCACCCTCCTACATCGCCTGCTCTCTGGGCAAAATAACTCTCCACTTACCCATTCCTGGATACAGGAGAGGCAACTGCAGGGATCAAAAAACTCCAGGGGCAAGTGACAATAATCTGGGATCACGGGATGTAGCAGGGACAGCTGCAGGGAGTGGAAACCCAGGGGCAGGTGGCAGTGATCTGGCATCACTGGACAGTTGTGATCCTGATCTGGACAAATGTCCTCGGGGTAACTGGAGGTGTTGGAACAGGGGAGGTTAGTGCAGTGGGGAGCATGATGATGGTGAGGTTAATTTGACAGTCACTTCACTCTGATAGTCAGGTCCTTCTGGAACTTTGGGACTCTGTGATACCACGCTGGGAGGTTCTGAGAGGAGTAGTTCTGATTCCTGTCGATAACTAAACAGTTCCCCCACACATTCCACTGGTGACCAGGAGACACGGAAACACTCTGAACCCTTCTCCCATGGaagttgagtccataggttatgggggtgagtgaagttatccccactggttcaagaacctggtaGCTGAGGggcagtagctgttcctgaactgtcaAGATTTCCGACCAGCTGGACTATGGAAAGACGTGGTGGGACGCTGATGGAGGTTTGGACGGGAAGGGCCTGCACGTTGGGGCAGCTGGAAAAGCCATGAGTGAGCAGCCTGTGCCGCGGCTCCAACTTGTCGAAATGAGTCTGTTCTGCTGTTAGGACTGGGTCAGCTGAAAGCAGCAGTACCCTCCTCCCACACTGGAATTTCAGAGTAATTTGTCACCTGTGCTGTGTATCAAAGTGCATTATCCACATTGACACCCAAGGATGCGCTGGGGTAACCTGCAAGTGCCAGTGCACATTCTGTGCTGATGTGGAATGCCCACGATGTTCACTGTACACATCCCTGAGCTTCCGTGGAGTAACTCTGGTTTTTATTCCAAAACAGCTGGACTGGGCGGCGTTTGGGGTCATGACTCTCCCTTCCATCGGCATCCCCCTGCTGCTCTGGTACTCGAGCAAGAGGAAGTACGATACGGCCAAGTCCAAGAAGAACTGAGCTTAACTGGATCGTCAGAAGAGGCTCCTCTCCCTGTTGTACGCGACTGTGATAGATTTGACCAGCAGACCCGCTCTCCAACTCTCTCCCTATTACAGTGACACACCGCTTGGCTTCATTTATCAGCTCCCATTTCCCTTGTGTTTCAATTTTAAGACTTTTGGTCATAACACCTATTTCTCTACAACAAATTCCAAGATTTTTTTAAGAGGAGAGCATTGCAGGATCTTGAAAGAATTCTCATCCAAAAACAAGCAGAAGGGTGGGGTTCAGTTCTGTAGAACATTGCTTAGGAGGTCAAATACTTTGCTCAGTTGGTACAACAGGGTGACCTGTGTGCATTGTACATTTGAgcggtttttttttaataaaaccactttaaaattaaattgtcTTGGTCAATTTTTTATGAAGGCATTAAGTCACATTTCAAAACTTTTCTCACTGGTTTCAAAAACTTGAAGGTACtgacaattatcttgaatgttacaatgaaaatgaagagttGGAGGATGCAATGGTCAGAAGTATTTGTATGAAtgtagtccattatctacactaggtttCTTTGCtaatttgttcatttacagtcactcGAAAGAACAGCAGCATACACGGAATGAATTCCTCCGGGAATAACTATTAGgagctaatacacagttttatagcacaGTCGTAGTATtggttctatatttcatttaaatacataatttgttactcagctaCACAGTATTTTTGTAtccttttaattatttccatgaaacttcggctaagtGGGGAATCCGCTTAACTGGGCTAAAATGTACTGACTACGGTGTTTCCCAATGAACCGGAATCCATTGTACTGAAAAACCAACTGGAGACTTTACTAAAGAATTTCCTGGGGAAATGGGCGAACTGGACTCCGGGGACAGCTATGTCGAGGTCTGATAGCGGAAGGACGGACGCGGGATTGGCTCCATTATCCCATGCCGATTAATGCGTCCAGCAAGATTAAGATCGTTGGGGCCAAGAATAGAAAAGGAACAGACGCTTATCGCTATCTGTCTGCAGTGAGCATTCTCGCTCTCTTGCTACTGCCCTGGGTGAGAGGTGCTGGCGTCTTGGGTCCGACGCCGCCAGGTTCCGGAGCAGTTGCTGCCGCTCCAGTCTTCGGGCTCCTGGACGGCTTCACCCGCCGCGGTGCTGAACAACTCCACAGCTTGTGGTCGGGGACTCTGCAGCTCGTGGACTATGAATTATTTGTTTAGTTGACCTAGCCGAGGAAAGTCACAGCGgtctggtctctggcactgagtctgactcagaagggaagggggagaagaggcgaGCTGTGGTGTTAGGAGAACAGGAGAGACGTTCAGTGGACGAGAGCGAGTTTGAATTGGGTGCCTACCGAGAGATGCCGATTTTTCTGGCGGACgtcgaagcggtctcccaatctgcatccCTGTTTCACCGATATATTGGAGGCCACACCGACATACTGTAGGTGATCCCAACGGACCCGcaggtgaagtatcgcctcacctggaaggtctgttggGGGCCCCGAATGTTAGTGAGGGAAGGGATGTCGAGGCAggcgtagcacttgttccacttgcaagataagcaccaggagggagatcagtggggagggacgaatggacgagggagtcgcgtagggagtgatccctatggaaagcagaaaggtggggggaggacagggagagatgtgcttggtggtgggatcccgctgGAGAAGATGGAAGTTACGGGGAGTtgtgtgctggacatggaggctagtggggtggtaggtgagggctaGAGGAACCCTCTCCCTGGCTGGGTGGCGGAAGGAAGAGATGAGGGCAGCGTTGACggcggaggaagggaagcccctttgtttgaaGAAGGGGTAGGTCTcagtagttctggaatgaaagagcagatgcggcgagggaactgagagaagggggcGGCATTTTAACAAGTGACAAGGTGGAAAGAGTTTTAGTCCAggcagctgtgagaatcagtgggtttataaaagacatcAGTAGATAGACCGTCTCCTGAGACATCGAGAAAGTAGGGAGGGGGGGATGTCGGAAATGGACCTGGTAAATTCGAGGGCGgtgacgcaccatcaataactctcggagacgtgaggcgagatatcggcttttattggctggaagaaagttcAAGCAGTAAGTggccacactacatcctggagactgaggaaggggctgtgtctccaatcgcctttataccggggtctgtgggaggagccacaggagcagtcaggggggggggcgtgtccagacaggtatgtgtagttcaccacaggcggggtggaaattggaggcaaagttgattaagTCGACGAGATCAGCATGGAAGCAGTTACAGTCCAGTAGTCGATGCAACATAGGAAAAGTTGCcgagtgataccagtgtaggcttggaaacttggtttgctagagatattgaggccctgattttaaataaaaaggaggtgcatagcaggttgAGGCAGTCGAGAACAAATGAGGtgtttatggagtataagaaatgcaagagaacacaagaaatcaggagagctaaaagaaggcataatCTTGCCTTATcagataaggtgaaggagaatcccaagggattctacagatatgttccgagcaaaaggattgtgagggacaaaactggtcctctggaagttCAGAATGGTGATCTACGCGTGGAGCCAAGAGATGGGGAAGACCTTaagatgattttttttgtatctgcATTTACTCGGGAAACGGACaccgagtctatagaagtgagggaaagcggcatcaacttcatgggcactgtacagtttacaggcaagaaggtgtttgctgtctttgaggcaaattagggtggatgaaTCCCCAGCGCCTGACAAAGTGTACCCTCTGACCCTGTGA
This genomic window contains:
- the ssr2 gene encoding translocon-associated protein subunit beta isoform X2, coding for MEKRMRLLLVTACCLLLAAARAEDGARLLASKSLLNNYAVEGRDLTLQYSIYNVGSSAALDVELSDDSFPPEDFGIVSGMLTVKWDRIAPASNVTHTVVLRPLKAGYFNFTSATVSYLAQEGGPVLMGYTSAPGQGGILAQREFDRRFSPHFLDWAAFGVMTLPSIGIPLLLWYSSKRKYDTAKSKKN
- the ssr2 gene encoding translocon-associated protein subunit beta isoform X1; this translates as MGCLGIVSVVLCLMRLLLVTACCLLLAAARAEDGARLLASKSLLNNYAVEGRDLTLQYSIYNVGSSAALDVELSDDSFPPEDFGIVSGMLTVKWDRIAPASNVTHTVVLRPLKAGYFNFTSATVSYLAQEGGPVLMGYTSAPGQGGILAQREFDRRFSPHFLDWAAFGVMTLPSIGIPLLLWYSSKRKYDTAKSKKN